In Marinicella rhabdoformis, a genomic segment contains:
- a CDS encoding DUF2207 domain-containing protein: MNLFNLFRISCLCFYLLINSNVSHAEEAILSYHSDITINESGLIDVVEHISVYAKGWDIKRGIYRDFPTQYFGPLMTKRKVPFDVISVKRNGKASPYHTEKLNNGIRIYIGSSNFLLPKGQHDYQIHYQTDNQLGYFTDYDEFYWNVTGTGWQFPIYDASVNIKLPNNGHEKVLSQQFWTGYQGQTDQNARINNQGELLGFTMTQGLSAHQGLTIGLKLPKGVFLPPKKDPFGFIADNLAWLLTGGLFLFYLSYFIRAWHHHGRDPKAGVIIPRFEAPKGLSPAAVRYIDKELIDEKSLTAAILSLATKGFVTIKQTEKLFKIKPKDRPNKHPLSRGERNIKSKLFGRGNHAVHLKKKYHSKVASAKISLTKALKDEYKEKCFVDNWDKISWGWVISLFLSYFFFYTLYGHIMGGFVLFFMMLFACFFAGMFIVIIVGAPWLLILVVLGLIGSYVELSEWFMTHWLPCTFVGLIFFGNLLFAYLLRAPTLFGRQLKDQIEGLKLYLRTAEVNRLNLLHPPEQNLSHYEALLPYAIALNLENAWGERFSLQLAEATEKDGYQPTWYHGTTFKSGTFSNNISSLTRGLSSTVSTAMTTPSSSGSSGGSSSGGFSSGGGFSGGGGGGGGGGGW; encoded by the coding sequence ATGAATTTATTTAACCTCTTTCGAATCAGTTGTTTGTGCTTTTACCTGTTGATCAACAGCAATGTATCCCATGCAGAAGAGGCGATTTTATCGTACCACAGCGACATCACCATTAATGAAAGTGGCTTGATTGATGTGGTTGAACACATTTCAGTTTATGCCAAAGGCTGGGACATCAAACGTGGCATTTACCGTGATTTTCCTACCCAATATTTCGGCCCTTTAATGACCAAAAGAAAAGTACCCTTTGATGTTATCTCAGTCAAACGCAACGGCAAAGCTTCTCCATATCACACAGAAAAGCTCAATAATGGCATCCGTATTTATATAGGCTCATCAAATTTCTTATTACCCAAGGGTCAACATGATTACCAAATTCATTACCAGACAGACAATCAGTTAGGCTATTTTACAGACTATGATGAGTTTTATTGGAATGTGACTGGAACAGGCTGGCAATTTCCCATATATGATGCCTCTGTCAATATCAAGCTACCCAATAACGGCCATGAAAAAGTGTTATCACAGCAGTTTTGGACAGGCTATCAAGGACAAACCGATCAAAATGCCCGAATAAATAATCAGGGTGAACTTTTGGGTTTCACTATGACTCAAGGCTTATCCGCACACCAGGGACTGACCATTGGCTTGAAGCTTCCTAAAGGGGTTTTCTTACCACCTAAGAAAGATCCTTTTGGGTTTATAGCTGATAATTTGGCCTGGTTGTTAACAGGTGGTTTATTTTTGTTTTATCTCAGTTATTTTATCAGGGCATGGCACCATCATGGCAGGGACCCTAAAGCTGGTGTGATTATTCCCCGTTTTGAAGCACCCAAAGGTTTATCACCTGCCGCTGTAAGGTATATAGATAAAGAATTGATTGATGAAAAAAGTTTAACCGCAGCAATTTTGTCTTTAGCTACTAAGGGCTTTGTCACCATCAAGCAAACTGAAAAGCTGTTCAAGATCAAACCCAAAGACAGGCCTAATAAACATCCGCTGTCGCGCGGTGAAAGAAACATCAAGAGTAAGTTATTTGGCCGTGGCAACCACGCCGTACATTTAAAGAAGAAATACCACAGCAAAGTCGCTTCTGCAAAAATCAGTTTAACAAAAGCATTAAAGGACGAATACAAGGAAAAGTGTTTTGTTGATAACTGGGACAAAATCTCTTGGGGATGGGTGATCAGTTTATTTTTATCTTACTTTTTTTTCTATACCTTGTATGGTCACATCATGGGTGGCTTTGTACTGTTTTTTATGATGTTATTTGCCTGTTTTTTCGCGGGTATGTTCATCGTCATTATTGTCGGTGCGCCTTGGCTTTTGATTCTTGTTGTACTGGGTTTAATTGGTTCTTATGTGGAGCTCAGTGAATGGTTCATGACGCATTGGTTGCCTTGTACATTTGTTGGATTGATTTTCTTTGGTAACTTGTTGTTTGCCTATTTATTGCGTGCGCCCACGCTTTTTGGTCGCCAGCTTAAAGATCAGATTGAAGGACTAAAACTGTATTTGCGCACGGCGGAAGTTAATCGACTGAACCTGTTACATCCACCTGAACAAAACTTGTCGCATTATGAAGCATTGTTACCTTATGCCATTGCATTGAATCTCGAAAATGCTTGGGGAGAACGTTTTTCCCTACAGTTAGCAGAAGCCACAGAAAAAGACGGTTATCAGCCTACTTGGTACCATGGCACAACTTTTAAAAGCGGAACTTTCAGCAACAACATAAGTTCGCTAACCAGAGGTTTGTCGTCTACAGTTTCTACTGCCATGACCACACCCAGCTCTTCAGGATCTTCAGGCGGCAGTTCGTCTGGTGGTTTTTCATCTGGCGGTGGTTTTTCTGGCGGCGGTGGAGGTGGCGGCGGTGGCGGTGGTTGGTGA
- a CDS encoding RNA polymerase sigma factor: protein MKNEVEQQWIEKAQQGDALAFRQIVLHYAKAVNALAYRYTADAQHAEDIAQDTFIKAFQAMSRYRDDYKFSTWLLRITTNASIDHLRKTNRQLAFSLDTEDQQIDVPENHQIPEKQHELQDSLSHAMSRLTDVERLAITMKHHQGYSIAETAEKLNIKSNACKQTLFRAVQKLRQQLTTEVSI, encoded by the coding sequence ATGAAAAACGAAGTTGAACAACAGTGGATTGAAAAAGCGCAGCAAGGCGATGCCCTCGCCTTTCGCCAGATTGTGCTGCACTATGCCAAGGCCGTTAATGCTTTGGCGTACCGCTATACAGCAGATGCTCAGCATGCTGAAGACATTGCGCAAGACACGTTCATCAAAGCGTTTCAAGCGATGTCACGTTACCGTGATGACTATAAATTTTCCACATGGCTGTTGCGAATCACCACCAATGCATCCATTGATCATTTAAGAAAAACGAACCGTCAGTTGGCATTTTCTTTGGACACAGAAGATCAACAAATTGATGTACCAGAAAATCACCAAATTCCAGAAAAGCAACATGAATTGCAAGACAGTTTAAGTCATGCCATGTCGCGACTGACTGACGTAGAACGTCTGGCCATCACCATGAAACACCACCAAGGCTATTCGATTGCTGAAACGGCAGAAAAACTCAACATCAAAAGCAACGCTTGCAAACAAACCTTATTCAGAGCGGTGCAAAAACTCAGACAACAGCTCACCACCGAGGTCAGTATATGA
- a CDS encoding HEAT repeat domain-containing protein — protein sequence MNLPTNFLKLNIKKKLPLVFAISMLTATAAANKTQDAYQTGHLAMAQQKWSQAQESFATAASDKSLADSATYWQAYVLYQNNRHGEAKLLVKKLLKEYPKSQWADDAQMLLLENGDAEIPVPPMPRMINNTHIVSPPASPSKVKAVPRTSPRPSAHPRPNAVPRPARPPQAPTLDAEMRLFAIQQIMFSNPEKGLKLIKEMLENDEAGASKVHALQLLGMSQDEQAAELLYDLVMDEENEGLKGHAIQMLSMRQDAKSKERLLGLYKNENNRDTKAAIIQGFIHSDDSRTLERLLAKEKDQDLKLQMIHVLGIMGDSNVLTKMYRTQDAVEVKAALLQAMAMSGEAAEVKRVIAQEKLPEIRQQAIHALMMLGDVDGDYLLDLYSKAKSADEKHMISNVMMTSDLPPEMAKKLYQQEQDSDVKRSLLMLMMTSQSSEELAGLFKEEKDPEIKREILQHIGMMQGVDELMSLYKEDPTVAESEGFFMAFGMTDSSEHNDFLLDQFAAGNHHTQQQILEVFMMQGNADPLVALYKEATTKPMKKRILEMLVMTDADRVIEVIEAP from the coding sequence ATGAACTTACCTACAAACTTTTTAAAGTTAAACATCAAAAAAAAGCTGCCACTGGTCTTTGCCATTTCAATGCTAACAGCCACAGCAGCCGCCAACAAAACCCAAGATGCTTATCAAACAGGGCACTTGGCCATGGCACAGCAAAAATGGTCACAAGCACAAGAATCTTTTGCCACTGCAGCAAGTGATAAAAGCTTGGCCGATTCAGCGACATACTGGCAGGCTTATGTGTTGTATCAAAACAACCGACACGGAGAAGCCAAGTTATTGGTTAAAAAACTGTTGAAAGAATACCCTAAAAGCCAATGGGCCGATGATGCACAGATGTTGTTGCTAGAAAATGGTGATGCTGAAATTCCTGTGCCACCCATGCCAAGGATGATAAATAATACCCACATCGTTTCACCGCCAGCCAGTCCATCAAAGGTAAAGGCTGTGCCAAGAACTTCGCCCCGTCCATCAGCCCACCCAAGGCCAAATGCGGTGCCGCGACCAGCACGTCCACCACAAGCACCGACTTTGGATGCTGAAATGCGTTTGTTTGCAATACAACAAATCATGTTCAGCAATCCAGAGAAAGGATTGAAATTGATCAAAGAAATGTTAGAAAACGATGAGGCGGGTGCCAGTAAAGTACATGCGCTTCAATTACTTGGAATGAGCCAAGATGAACAAGCTGCGGAATTATTATATGACTTGGTTATGGATGAAGAGAATGAAGGCCTTAAAGGCCATGCCATACAAATGTTAAGTATGCGCCAAGATGCCAAAAGTAAAGAACGCTTGTTGGGCTTGTATAAAAATGAGAACAACCGTGACACCAAGGCGGCCATCATCCAAGGCTTTATCCACAGTGACGACAGCAGAACTTTAGAGCGCTTGCTGGCCAAGGAAAAAGATCAAGATTTGAAGTTACAAATGATTCATGTACTGGGCATCATGGGAGACAGTAACGTGTTGACAAAAATGTACCGTACACAAGATGCAGTTGAAGTGAAAGCGGCTTTGTTACAAGCCATGGCCATGTCTGGCGAAGCCGCTGAAGTGAAGCGTGTGATTGCCCAAGAAAAGTTACCAGAAATCAGACAGCAAGCGATCCATGCCTTGATGATGTTGGGTGATGTAGATGGTGATTATTTGCTAGATTTGTATAGTAAGGCGAAAAGTGCAGATGAAAAGCACATGATCAGTAACGTCATGATGACCAGCGATTTACCACCAGAGATGGCAAAAAAACTGTATCAACAAGAACAAGATTCAGATGTAAAACGCAGCTTGTTGATGTTGATGATGACATCACAGTCCAGCGAAGAACTGGCCGGGCTTTTCAAAGAGGAAAAAGACCCTGAAATTAAGAGAGAAATTTTACAGCACATTGGCATGATGCAAGGTGTGGATGAATTGATGTCACTGTACAAAGAAGACCCAACTGTTGCTGAAAGTGAAGGTTTCTTTATGGCATTCGGGATGACAGACTCAAGTGAACACAATGATTTTTTATTGGATCAATTTGCAGCAGGTAATCACCACACACAACAGCAAATCCTCGAAGTGTTCATGATGCAAGGCAATGCCGATCCATTGGTGGCATTGTATAAAGAAGCCACCACAAAACCGATGAAAAAACGCATTTTAGAAATGCTGGTGATGACGGATGCAGACCGTGTCATTGAAGTGATAGAAGCACCTTAA
- a CDS encoding HEAT repeat domain-containing protein: MKSIRSYLVAGMMAAVNMASDALNIENITGQSLTQYVEGNKKESQWIGYQVVAAENTTSMCCWDEGLKDGESAVCDLSDLTGSYGSSSQNGLTENIRVFVNLKQGQAQKIIPMGDACPVVAEGITVDWIEDVSNQESITWLAQQAEAKGDDNGSLYTLAMHQGQAAAYALSVLAKKQGEHANSAVFWLGQRHNDGVPFLKGLLSELPQGELRKSINFALSQNKQPEALEALYGIARNGADQSQQADAIFWLSQVQDKGEVVPFLMSILKDSDNKELSEKVIFSLSQLNMDVANNALFDILKGDYDREVKKKALFWLSQSDDDQVSEQLAALL, from the coding sequence ATGAAAAGTATAAGAAGTTATTTGGTAGCAGGCATGATGGCCGCAGTAAACATGGCATCAGATGCATTGAACATTGAAAACATCACTGGTCAATCTTTGACCCAGTATGTTGAGGGCAACAAAAAGGAATCGCAGTGGATTGGTTACCAAGTAGTAGCGGCTGAAAACACCACGTCCATGTGTTGCTGGGATGAGGGATTAAAAGACGGCGAGTCTGCCGTTTGTGATTTGAGTGATTTGACAGGCAGTTATGGCTCAAGTAGTCAAAACGGCCTCACAGAAAACATCCGAGTTTTTGTGAATTTAAAACAAGGACAAGCGCAAAAAATCATCCCCATGGGCGATGCCTGCCCAGTGGTTGCCGAAGGCATCACAGTGGACTGGATAGAGGACGTCAGTAATCAAGAAAGTATCACCTGGTTAGCACAACAAGCAGAAGCCAAAGGTGATGACAACGGCAGTTTGTACACATTGGCCATGCACCAAGGCCAAGCCGCAGCCTACGCATTGTCAGTATTGGCAAAAAAACAAGGTGAACATGCCAACTCAGCGGTGTTCTGGTTGGGTCAAAGGCACAATGATGGTGTACCTTTTTTGAAAGGCTTGTTATCTGAGTTACCTCAAGGCGAATTGCGTAAAAGTATTAATTTTGCGCTCAGTCAAAATAAACAACCAGAAGCATTAGAAGCCTTATATGGCATTGCTCGAAATGGTGCAGATCAGTCTCAACAAGCCGATGCCATTTTTTGGCTCAGTCAAGTTCAAGACAAAGGTGAAGTTGTACCATTTTTGATGTCTATATTGAAAGACAGTGACAACAAAGAGCTGTCAGAAAAAGTTATCTTCAGCTTGTCACAGTTGAACATGGATGTTGCAAACAACGCCCTATTCGATATTCTCAAAGGTGATTATGACCGAGAAGTAAAGAAAAAAGCTTTGTTTTGGCTCAGCCAATCAGATGACGACCAAGTATCTGAACAACTGGCCGCGTTGTTATAA
- a CDS encoding VOC family protein encodes MKIWISGIAVDDQAKAFDFYTNKLGFKVKNDIPMGEHRWLTLVDPNNENGTELSLEPNIHPAVPPYNAHLKKDGIPITSFAVDDLESEYQRLKALDVIFTQEPTDAGDYKIATLDDTCGNLIQLIQLG; translated from the coding sequence ATGAAAATTTGGATCAGCGGCATCGCAGTTGACGACCAAGCCAAAGCGTTTGATTTTTATACCAACAAACTGGGCTTCAAAGTAAAAAATGACATTCCCATGGGCGAACACCGCTGGCTGACATTGGTTGATCCAAATAATGAAAATGGCACCGAATTGTCATTGGAACCCAATATTCATCCTGCTGTGCCACCTTACAATGCACACCTTAAAAAAGACGGCATTCCCATCACATCATTTGCTGTGGATGACCTTGAATCAGAATACCAAAGGCTCAAAGCATTGGACGTGATATTCACCCAAGAACCAACCGATGCCGGCGATTACAAGATTGCAACCTTGGATGACACCTGTGGAAATTTAATACAATTGATTCAATTGGGTTAA